gattagatacacagctcagtatacagtatcacacgggataggattagatacacagctcagtatacagtatcacacgggataggattagatacacagctcagtatacagtatcacacgggataggattagatacacggctcagtatacagtatcacacgggataggattagatacacggctcagtatacagtatcacacaggataggattagatacacggctcagtatacagtaccacacgggataggattagatacacagcttagtatacagtatcacacgggataggattagatacacagctcagtatacagtatcacacaggataggattagatacacagctcagtatacagtatcacacaggataggattagatacacagctcagtatacagtatcacacaggataggattagatacacagctcagtatacagtatcacacaggattggattagatacagctcagtatacagtatcacacaggagaggattagatacacagttcagtatacagtatcacacaggataggattagatacacggctcagtatacagtatcacacaggataggattagatacatggctcagtatacagtatcacacaggataggattagatacacagctcagtatacagtatcacacaggataggattagatacacagctcagtatacagtatcacacaggattggattagatacagctcagtatacagtatcacacaggagaggattagatacacagttcagtatacagtatcacacaggataggattagatacacggctcagtatacagtatcacacaggataggattagatacacggctcagtatacagtatcacacaggataggattagatacacggctcagtatacagaatcacacaggataggattagatacacagctcagtatacagtatcacacaggataggattagatacacagctcagtatacagtgtcacacaggataggattagatacacagctcagtatacagtgtcacacaggataggattagatacacagctcagtatacagtatcacacaggataggattagatacacagctcagtatacagtatcacacaggataggattagatacacagctcagtatacagtatcacacaggacaggattagatacacggctcagtatacagtatcacacaggataggattagatacacagctcagtatacagtatcacacaggataggattagatacacggctcagtatacagtatcacacgggataggattagatacacggctcagtatacagtatcacactggataggattagatacacagcccagtatacagtatcacacgggatagaattagatacacagctcagtatacagtatcacacgggataggattagatacacagcccagtatacagtatcacacgggataggattagatacacagctcagtatacagtatcacacgggataagattagatacacagctcagtatacagtatcacacgggataggattagatacacagctcagtatacagtatcacacaggataggattagatacacagctcagtatacagtatcacacaggataggattagatacacagctcagtatacagtatcacacaggataggattagatacacggctcagtatacagtatcacacaggataggattagatacacggctcagtatacagtatcacacaggataggattagatacacggctcagtatacagtatcacacaggatagaattagatacacggctcagtatacagtatcacacaggataggattagatacacggctcagtatacagtatcacacaggataggattagatacacggctcagtatacagtatcacacaggataggattagatacacggctcagtatacagtatcacacaggataggattagatacacggctcagtatacagtatcacacaggataggattagatacacggctcagtatacagtatcacacaggataggattagatacacggctcagtatacagtatcacacaggataggattagatacacggctcagtatacagtatcacacaggataggattagatacacagctcagtatacagtatcacacaggataggattagatacacagctcagtatacagtatcacacaggataggattagatacacagctcagtatacagtatcacacaggataggattagatacacagctcagtatacagtatcacacaggataggattagatacacagctcagtatacagtatcacacagaataggattagatacacagctcagtatacagtatcacacagggtaggattagatacacagctcagtatacagtatcacacaggataggattagatacacagctcagtatacagtatcacacaggataggattagatacacagctcagtatacagtatcacacaggataggattagatacacagctcagtatacagtatcacacagggtaggattagatacacagctcagtatacagtatcacacaggataggattagatacacagctcagtatacagtatcacacagggtaggattagatacacagctcagtatacagtatcacacaggataggattagatacacagctcagtatacagtatcacacaggataggattagatacacagctcagtatacagtatcacacagggtaggattagatacacagctcagtatacagtatcacacaggataggattagatacacagctcagtatacagtatcacacagggtaggattagatacacagctcagtatacagtatcacacaggataggattagatacagctcagtatacagtatcacacaggataggattagatacacagctcagtatacagtatcacacaggataggattagatacacagctcagtatacagtatcacacgggataggattagatacacagctcagtatacagtatcacacagaataggattagatacagctcagtatacagtatcacacaggatagtattagatacacagctcagtatacggtatcacacagggtaggattagatacacagctcagtatacagtatcacacagggtaggattagatacacagctcagtatacagtatcacacaggataggattagatacacagctcagtatacagtatcacacagggtaggattagatacacagctcagtatacagtatcacacaggataggattagatacacagctcagtatacagtatcacacaggataggattagatacacagctcagtatacagtatcacacagggtaggattagatacacagctcagtatacagtatcacacaggataggattagatacacagctcagtatacagtatcacacagggtaggattagatacacagctcagtatacagtatcacacaggataggattagatacagctcagtatacagtatcacacaggataggattagatacacagctcagtatacagtatcacacaggataggattagatacacagctcagtatacagtatcacacgggataggattagatacacagctcagtatacagtatcacacagaataggattagatacagctcagtatacagtatcacacaggataggattcgatacacagctcagtatacagtatcacacaggataggattagatacacatctcagcagtcTGTATCACacaataagattagatacaccactcagcagacagtatcacacatattaTGCTTAGATACGTCAGCTCATTACTATAGGTGTATACCTGGTGTGTATATATTTCTGGCTTCTGCTCGTAGTTATGTGATACGTCTTTTCTCTTTATGCTCAGGACATGACACTTGAGATATCTCCGCCTTGGGTGAAGTGACGTCTTGGTCCTGAACACATTTTGGGAATGAAATAGTTGacattttggagaattttcttgatcATGGACCCCAGGAACAACAAGGATCAGACCTCGGAGCATGCCAGGATCTCCCCTGAGATGCTGAAGTCCAGGACCGGGGAGTTTGACCTGGAGTCCATTCTGTTCCTCAAGCTGCGGAGTCTGGGTCTACAGGATTTGGGTTGTATAGGAGAATGTCTGAACCTTGAACGTCTGGACCTGTCGAATAACCACATCACTCACCTGGCCCCCTTGTCCTCCCTCAAGCAGATGGTGGCCTTAAACCTTTCCTACAACCGGATCTCCTCCTTGGAGCCGTTGGCATCTTGTGACAACCTGCAGACCCTAAACGTGGCCGGGAACCTACTGTGTAGCGTTGAGAACTTGCAGTGTCTGAAGGGTCTCCGTAGACTTGAGAGCATCCGCCTTCGGGACCCCGTGTACAACTTGACCAACCCCCTGTGTGCCAATGGGTCATATAGACATGCCGTGCTGGACATGATCCCCAGTGTCCGAGTCATTGACGGAGAAAGGGTGACCGGGACCGGGAGCGACCTCTACCACCTATGTAAAGACATTGATAATTCCATAAAGAGGTTCATCGGAAGTGGGGCCGTGGAGGTCTCTGGGGCCATCAAACCGTGGGTGGAAGAAGGGTACTGGGAGCTGAAGCCGGCACAGAGCTCCATCATCGAGGAGACCTACAAACAATTCAGCGATATCTTACAGGAGTGCAAAGAGCTGAGCAGGAGGGCGGACGACGCCATCGCCCAGGCCGAGAGAACGCTCAACATAAGAGGAGACACCAACTCCTACGTCTTCTGAAACAAGCCGACCATACACATCTATGGAGGAACCTTCTGTAGTCACATTTGGAGGCATCTCTTTGACCATCATCTCTCCAAGTTCCTTGACAGGAAAAGTTTACCCCGTCCTCTTAACTCCATAATATTCATGCCCTGCATAAAGTCGTAGCGTCCTAGTGATTGTCCTTTGCAGTTTCATTGTTATCTTCTGCACTAGcagtgtgtcagtcttcactgtagccCTGGCATTCTGTTCAAAGAAAAAGTTAAAACCACGTTGATACTGTGAGCATgatgtaaaataaatgtgatatgtaaaacaatctgcagtgtctgtgaTATACAGCGGGGATGGATTAAGGGTTCCGGAAATTGCTGGTGAATCACAAGGCCAGGCCAAGCCTATTAGCTGGTTGGGGTCGCAACTTTTGGCAACCCCGCCTCCTGATCAGATGTTTCAAGGTGTTGTGACACATGGTGGCATGGTACCCCAATATGTgtggtaaattaataaaatatttctCCTCAGGTTCACTCAGGGAAGTAAAGAAAGTGTGAGCTGTGCACTGGAATTCAAGTTTCCCGCCTTTTTTTCACTTACTTCAGCTGATGTGTAGTTCAGGGTCAAAGGTCATCACTAGGCAGATTTCACTGGTTCTTCTGGAAGAtgtggagacatactgcactaataccctgctatataccatacacaggctgtatatacctccatgtcctgccgtatccagactacaggtgtaacatctgtggtaaatgtactgctatataccatacacaggctgtatatacctccatgtcctgccgtatccagactacaggtgtaacatctgtggtaaatgtactgctatataccatacacaggctgtatatacctccatgtcctgccgtatccagactacaggtgtaacatctgtggtaaatgtactgctatataccatacacaggctgtatatacctccatgtcctgccgtatctcatcttgtatccagactacaggtgtaacatctgtggtaaatgtactgctatataccatacacagcctgtatatacctccatgtcctgccgtatctcatcttgtatccagactacaggtgtaacatctgtggtaaatgtactgctatataccatacacaggctgtatatacctccatgtcctgccgtatctcatcttgtatccaggctacaggtgtaacatctgtggtaaatgtactgctatataccatacacaggctgtatatacctccatgtcctgccatatctcatcttgtatccagactacaggtgtaacatctgtggtaaatgtactgctatataccatacacaggctgtatatacctccatgtcctgccgtatctcatcttgtatccaggctacaggtgtaacatctgtggtaattgtactgctatataccatacacaggctgtatatacctccgtgtcctgccgtatctcatcttgtatccaggctacaggtgtaacatctgtggtaaatgtactgctatataccatacagagcctgtatatacctccatgtcctgccgtatctcatcttgtatccagactacaggtgtaacatctgtggtaaatgtactgctatataccatacacagcctgtatatacctccatgtcct
This genomic stretch from Leptodactylus fuscus isolate aLepFus1 chromosome 4, aLepFus1.hap2, whole genome shotgun sequence harbors:
- the LRRC61 gene encoding leucine-rich repeat-containing protein 61, translated to MDPRNNKDQTSEHARISPEMLKSRTGEFDLESILFLKLRSLGLQDLGCIGECLNLERLDLSNNHITHLAPLSSLKQMVALNLSYNRISSLEPLASCDNLQTLNVAGNLLCSVENLQCLKGLRRLESIRLRDPVYNLTNPLCANGSYRHAVLDMIPSVRVIDGERVTGTGSDLYHLCKDIDNSIKRFIGSGAVEVSGAIKPWVEEGYWELKPAQSSIIEETYKQFSDILQECKELSRRADDAIAQAERTLNIRGDTNSYVF